A section of the Erwinia sp. E602 genome encodes:
- a CDS encoding SemiSWEET family sugar transporter, with the protein MDTTLIIGLFAAFFTTFAFAPQSIKTLKTRNTEGISVVMYIMFLIGVILWIIYGLQKSDLAVLFANIITLFLAAPVLIMTLLSRKKERS; encoded by the coding sequence ATGGACACGACTCTTATTATTGGCCTATTTGCTGCATTCTTTACAACGTTCGCGTTTGCCCCCCAAAGTATCAAGACGCTAAAGACACGGAATACAGAGGGAATATCCGTGGTGATGTACATCATGTTTCTCATAGGCGTTATTTTATGGATTATATATGGTTTACAGAAATCCGATTTAGCAGTGCTTTTCGCAAATATCATCACCCTATTCCTGGCTGCACCGGTTCTTATTATGACCCTACTATCCCGAAAGAAGGAACGTTCATGA
- a CDS encoding ABC transporter ATP-binding protein: MTERPPVTLSMQDIHKSFGALEVLKGISLEARRGDVISILGASGSGKSTFLRCINLLETPDAGVVSVSGETIEMKRHRHGHALAVSPRQVERLRARLGMVFQSFNLWSHMTVLQNVIEGPHYVLKRDRKACIAQAEQILDRVGLLNRKDFYPLQLSGGQQQRVAIARALAMEPEVMLFDEPTSALDPELVGEVLKVMRSLAEEGRTMLVVTHEMGFARNVSNRVVFMHQGSIDCQGTPDEMFGSGGSPRFQQFISRHH; this comes from the coding sequence ATGACTGAACGGCCCCCCGTCACCCTGTCGATGCAGGATATTCATAAGTCCTTCGGCGCGCTGGAGGTGTTGAAAGGCATCTCGCTTGAGGCGCGTAGAGGCGACGTTATTTCGATCCTCGGCGCCAGCGGATCGGGAAAAAGTACCTTTCTGCGCTGCATCAACCTGCTGGAAACCCCCGACGCCGGGGTGGTCAGCGTCAGCGGTGAAACCATTGAGATGAAACGCCACCGCCACGGCCACGCGCTGGCGGTCAGCCCGCGTCAGGTGGAGCGCCTCCGTGCCCGGCTCGGCATGGTATTTCAGAGCTTCAACCTGTGGTCGCATATGACCGTGCTGCAGAATGTGATTGAAGGCCCGCACTATGTGCTGAAGCGCGACCGCAAAGCGTGCATCGCCCAGGCCGAGCAGATCCTCGACCGCGTTGGCCTGCTGAACCGCAAAGATTTTTATCCGTTGCAGCTGTCGGGCGGCCAGCAGCAGCGGGTGGCGATTGCCCGCGCGCTGGCGATGGAGCCGGAGGTGATGCTGTTTGATGAGCCGACCTCGGCGCTGGATCCGGAGCTGGTCGGCGAGGTGCTGAAGGTGATGCGCAGCCTGGCGGAAGAGGGACGCACCATGCTGGTGGTGACCCACGAAATGGGCTTCGCCCGCAACGTCTCTAACCGGGTGGTGTTTATGCATCAGGGCAGCATTGACTGCCAGGGCACGCCGGATGAGATGTTCGGCAGCGGCGGCTCGCCGCGTTTTCAGCAGTTTATCTCCCGCCACCATTAA
- a CDS encoding NAD(P)-binding domain-containing protein codes for MNIAIIGAGPSGLISARNAIRRGITVTLFEKLSRVGGIWNPDSGGAYRNARMQNSRETFHYSCVPGQSSDVFLGVEQVGSYLSEMAVSEGVMQSTRLNTLITKVKRTDEGWSVTSTTEGRHHKTEIFDKVIITTGELWQARIPKISGLEHFKGQVITSRNYRDPEPFQGKHVLVVGGGVSGADIASDLVPYAQSVTLSVKKIGLYLPRQFVNGPNDMMHSYVGRYLLSQMSYASFLEYLDDALPEYMKLYRSSGMLPARANNNAVHVNEKIIPNIASGLIKIKPQAERILSDGRTEFVDATLGEYDAVISCAGYEMPDYSFIEGFDRTQLYEHFFWTQDPSLTIINPPVDTAGFGAAFPYFDIISQWVIGFYEGKIALPAKEAMETWCAENMKDLQVRRFYDSWLETIRIGLEAGILPDPSKEFFRYWNLVSSVVRPGYLSASPDEPERGRMDDRFDFETTRLRVLASLKKKSLLNLMNKGEISPTDYQAAIDIEEEDKIAVTLPYSQIYL; via the coding sequence ATGAATATCGCAATTATCGGTGCAGGTCCGTCAGGACTGATATCAGCCCGAAATGCTATCCGGCGGGGTATTACAGTAACGCTTTTTGAGAAACTATCCCGTGTCGGAGGCATATGGAATCCGGATAGTGGTGGAGCCTACCGTAATGCCCGCATGCAGAACTCCCGCGAAACGTTTCATTATTCCTGTGTGCCGGGGCAAAGCTCTGACGTTTTTCTGGGCGTAGAACAGGTAGGAAGTTATCTGTCAGAGATGGCAGTTTCTGAAGGTGTGATGCAGTCAACCCGACTGAACACACTAATTACTAAGGTGAAGAGGACAGATGAAGGCTGGTCAGTCACCAGCACTACCGAGGGACGCCACCACAAAACAGAAATTTTCGACAAAGTAATTATTACTACGGGTGAGCTCTGGCAGGCACGTATACCCAAAATATCCGGACTAGAGCATTTCAAGGGGCAGGTAATTACCTCAAGGAATTACAGAGATCCTGAACCTTTCCAGGGGAAACACGTTCTTGTGGTTGGCGGCGGGGTGAGCGGAGCTGATATTGCGTCAGATCTAGTGCCGTATGCTCAGTCTGTAACGTTATCAGTGAAAAAGATTGGTCTTTATCTGCCTCGCCAATTTGTCAATGGCCCAAATGACATGATGCACTCCTATGTTGGCAGATATTTGTTAAGTCAGATGAGCTATGCCAGCTTTCTGGAGTATCTGGATGATGCCTTACCAGAATATATGAAGCTATACCGCTCGTCAGGAATGTTGCCCGCCCGGGCCAATAACAATGCTGTTCATGTAAACGAAAAAATCATTCCCAACATTGCATCGGGTCTGATTAAGATTAAACCTCAGGCAGAACGCATTCTGTCAGATGGGCGCACCGAATTTGTCGATGCAACTCTCGGTGAATATGATGCTGTAATTTCCTGTGCTGGCTATGAGATGCCCGATTATTCTTTCATAGAAGGATTCGACCGTACCCAGCTTTATGAACATTTTTTCTGGACTCAGGACCCAAGCCTTACCATCATTAACCCGCCGGTCGACACTGCTGGCTTTGGTGCCGCATTCCCCTATTTTGATATCATCAGCCAGTGGGTGATTGGCTTTTATGAAGGGAAAATTGCTCTTCCAGCTAAGGAAGCGATGGAAACGTGGTGTGCAGAAAATATGAAAGATCTACAAGTTAGAAGATTCTATGACAGCTGGCTGGAAACCATTCGTATCGGGCTTGAGGCTGGTATATTACCGGACCCGTCCAAGGAATTTTTCAGATACTGGAATCTGGTTTCAAGCGTCGTAAGACCTGGATATCTTTCAGCTTCACCGGATGAGCCTGAACGCGGCAGAATGGACGATCGTTTCGACTTTGAGACAACCCGATTACGAGTCCTTGCCAGCCTGAAAAAGAAATCGCTCCTTAATCTTATGAATAAAGGTGAAATAAGCCCAACTGATTATCAGGCCGCTATAGACATTGAGGAAGAAGATAAAATCGCTGTAACATTGCCTTATTCTCAGATTTATCTTTGA
- the hutH gene encoding histidine ammonia-lyase: MSETIIWGDAPLRWQELVAVAAGGARLELSDAAWRRIENARQIVQHIVDEGRVAYGINTGLGALCNITLDPPQLSQLSRNTLLSHACGVGPLLGEAEARAIVCAAIANYSHGYSGISPRVVQGLLALLNQRITPQIPSQGSVGYLTHMAHVGLALIGVGQVSWRGQTVSAEQALREAGLQPCPLAAKDGLSLVNGTPCMTGLACLALADAERLLDWADVTGAMSFEALRGQSDAFDAEILALKASDGIRHVGERLRNLTADSAIVAESRGVRTQDALSLRSMPQIHGACRDQFAHAARQIVTELNAATDNPLVLGSPDAWRVVSQANPHGESVAMAADLLAMALAELGSVAERRLDRLVNPLVSGLPAFLVAEPGVNSGMMIAQYVAASLCGENRRLAQPAVLDNFVTSGLQEDHLSLGTSAALKLLKLAENLYQILAIEYLLAGQALDFHGAHRAGSGTQQAWRLLRAQVATWQEDRWLAPEIARAATIIKTERL, translated from the coding sequence ATGAGCGAGACCATTATCTGGGGCGACGCGCCGCTGCGCTGGCAGGAGCTGGTGGCGGTGGCCGCGGGCGGTGCCCGGCTGGAACTGAGCGACGCGGCCTGGCGGCGAATTGAGAACGCCAGGCAGATCGTGCAGCACATCGTCGATGAGGGGCGGGTGGCCTACGGCATCAATACCGGGTTGGGGGCGCTGTGCAATATCACCCTCGACCCGCCGCAGCTCAGCCAGCTGTCGCGTAATACCCTGCTCAGCCACGCCTGCGGCGTCGGGCCGCTGCTCGGTGAGGCCGAGGCGCGGGCGATCGTCTGCGCGGCGATCGCCAACTACAGCCACGGCTATTCCGGTATTTCACCGCGGGTGGTGCAGGGCCTGCTGGCGCTGCTCAACCAGCGGATCACCCCGCAGATCCCGTCGCAGGGATCGGTGGGCTACCTGACCCATATGGCGCACGTCGGGCTGGCGCTGATCGGCGTGGGCCAGGTCAGCTGGCGCGGACAGACGGTGAGCGCGGAGCAGGCGCTGCGCGAGGCGGGGCTGCAACCCTGCCCGCTGGCGGCCAAAGACGGCCTGAGCCTGGTCAACGGCACGCCCTGCATGACCGGCCTGGCCTGCCTGGCGCTGGCGGACGCTGAGCGGCTGCTGGACTGGGCGGACGTCACCGGCGCGATGAGTTTTGAAGCACTGCGCGGGCAGAGTGACGCCTTCGATGCAGAGATCCTCGCGCTGAAGGCCAGCGACGGCATTCGCCACGTCGGTGAACGCCTGCGCAACCTGACCGCCGACAGCGCCATCGTGGCGGAAAGCCGCGGCGTGCGCACTCAGGACGCGCTCAGTCTGCGCTCGATGCCGCAGATCCACGGCGCCTGCCGCGACCAGTTTGCCCATGCCGCCCGGCAGATCGTCACCGAACTGAACGCGGCCACCGATAACCCGCTGGTGCTCGGCAGCCCGGACGCGTGGCGGGTGGTCTCGCAGGCCAATCCGCACGGTGAGTCGGTAGCGATGGCCGCCGATCTGCTGGCGATGGCGCTGGCGGAGCTGGGCAGCGTGGCGGAACGACGTCTTGACCGGCTGGTCAACCCGCTGGTGAGCGGCCTGCCGGCGTTTCTGGTGGCGGAGCCGGGGGTCAACTCGGGGATGATGATCGCCCAGTATGTGGCGGCGTCGCTGTGCGGCGAAAATCGCCGGCTGGCGCAGCCGGCGGTGCTGGATAACTTTGTCACCTCCGGGCTGCAGGAGGATCATCTGAGCCTCGGCACCAGCGCGGCGCTGAAGCTGCTGAAGCTGGCGGAGAACCTGTACCAGATCCTCGCGATTGAGTATCTGCTGGCCGGTCAGGCGCTGGATTTTCACGGTGCGCACCGCGCCGGCAGCGGTACGCAGCAGGCGTGGCGGTTACTGCGGGCGCAGGTGGCCACCTGGCAGGAAGACCGCTGGCTGGCTCCGGAGATCGCCCGTGCCGCCACCATTATCAAAACTGAGAGGCTGTAA
- a CDS encoding ABC transporter permease, whose product MLAMLGFGDNGWGALILSAALTTFLLSLTALMVGAVVGAGVAATRLSPRRAVRWAGDGYSIVFRGIPELLIIYLFYFGGSGLVSQIGQLFGADGFIEVPPFMIGALAIGLISASYQGEVYRAARLALAPGEVEAAVAIGMPKWRILQRIIVPQVARYALPGLSNVWQMSLKDSALISVTGIVELMRASQVAAGSTRQYFLFYTLGAGCYLLLTVLSNSAFRRAEQRLGRAHQSRTAAQN is encoded by the coding sequence ATGCTGGCAATGTTAGGTTTTGGAGACAACGGCTGGGGAGCGTTAATCCTCAGCGCGGCCCTCACCACCTTTCTGCTCTCGCTGACCGCCCTTATGGTTGGGGCGGTGGTTGGCGCGGGGGTGGCGGCCACGCGGTTATCCCCGCGGCGGGCGGTGCGCTGGGCTGGCGACGGCTATTCGATCGTTTTTCGTGGCATCCCGGAGCTGCTGATTATCTATCTGTTCTACTTTGGCGGCTCCGGGCTGGTCAGCCAGATAGGCCAGCTGTTTGGTGCAGACGGCTTTATTGAGGTGCCGCCGTTCATGATTGGCGCGCTGGCGATCGGGCTCATCTCCGCCTCCTATCAGGGTGAAGTTTACCGCGCCGCACGGCTGGCGCTGGCGCCGGGCGAAGTGGAAGCGGCGGTCGCCATCGGCATGCCGAAATGGCGCATCCTGCAGCGGATTATCGTGCCGCAGGTGGCGCGCTATGCGCTGCCGGGGCTGTCGAACGTCTGGCAGATGAGTCTGAAAGACTCGGCGCTGATCTCCGTCACCGGCATCGTGGAGCTGATGCGCGCCAGCCAGGTCGCCGCCGGCTCCACCCGCCAGTATTTTCTGTTCTACACCCTCGGGGCCGGCTGCTATCTGCTGCTGACGGTGCTCTCCAACAGCGCGTTCCGTCGGGCTGAACAGCGCCTAGGGCGCGCCCACCAGAGCCGCACCGCGGCGCAGAACTGA
- a CDS encoding ABC transporter permease → MIDFPFLADTLLKLSSALPVTLGLFFASFLLGGVLALLILALRMSRHRLLSGFARFYILVFRGSPLLIQLFLIYYGLGQFEVVRHSLFWPVLREPFACAVVALALCTASYTAEIFRGGLLAIPAGQIEAGLACGMSRWLLLRRIIAPVMLRHALPAYSTEAILLVKSTALASLVTVWDVTGVAQQIIQRTYRTMEVFICAALIYLILNFIIVQIYAWIERRLSPRLQTLPQPAALTVSGENHD, encoded by the coding sequence ATGATTGATTTTCCGTTTCTCGCCGACACCTTGCTGAAGCTGTCATCGGCACTGCCGGTGACCCTCGGCCTGTTTTTTGCGTCGTTTCTGCTCGGCGGCGTGCTGGCGCTGCTGATCCTCGCGCTGCGCATGAGCAGGCACCGCCTGCTGAGCGGTTTCGCCCGGTTCTATATCCTGGTGTTTCGCGGTTCACCGCTGCTGATCCAGCTGTTCCTGATCTACTACGGGCTGGGCCAGTTTGAGGTGGTTCGCCACAGCCTATTCTGGCCTGTGCTGCGCGAACCCTTTGCCTGCGCGGTGGTGGCGCTGGCGCTGTGTACCGCCTCGTATACCGCGGAGATCTTTCGCGGTGGCCTGCTGGCGATCCCGGCCGGGCAGATCGAAGCCGGCCTGGCCTGCGGCATGTCGCGCTGGCTGCTGCTGCGGCGCATTATCGCCCCGGTGATGCTGCGCCACGCGCTACCCGCCTACTCCACCGAAGCGATCCTGCTGGTGAAATCCACCGCGCTGGCCAGTCTGGTCACGGTGTGGGACGTCACCGGCGTGGCGCAGCAGATTATCCAGCGCACCTACCGCACCATGGAGGTGTTTATCTGCGCGGCACTTATCTACCTGATCCTCAATTTTATTATCGTGCAGATCTATGCCTGGATCGAGCGACGCCTGTCGCCGCGCCTGCAGACGCTGCCCCAGCCTGCGGCCCTGACCGTTAGCGGAGAAAACCATGACTGA
- a CDS encoding HAD-IA family hydrolase, translating to MVDRIIISGRLIKDDITISLGTAGMHYYLIGTVGASVLLEDIMAKSSSSPDKCQIVIAANHIFESDTEHDEIIGCLLKNETPVYSTNSDRFVNINGNLQKTAGYFYTRPRQAGVKIIEYGKPNAEIFRKGLEAAGCSPADACMIGDSLETDIEGARNSGIKSDLLEGGGGLTHTEDEIRQAIPDFIINVGPIRA from the coding sequence TTGGTTGACAGGATAATAATCTCAGGCAGACTTATTAAAGATGATATTACCATTAGCCTCGGCACTGCCGGCATGCATTATTATCTAATCGGAACCGTCGGTGCAAGCGTATTGCTTGAAGATATTATGGCCAAGTCATCATCCAGCCCTGACAAATGTCAGATAGTGATTGCTGCCAATCATATATTTGAAAGTGACACTGAGCATGACGAAATCATAGGATGTTTATTAAAGAACGAAACTCCTGTTTATTCGACCAATTCTGACCGTTTTGTGAACATTAATGGCAACCTTCAGAAAACAGCCGGATATTTCTATACGAGGCCCCGTCAAGCAGGAGTAAAAATAATTGAATACGGAAAGCCTAACGCTGAAATTTTCAGGAAAGGACTTGAGGCTGCGGGCTGCTCTCCGGCTGACGCCTGCATGATTGGTGATTCTCTTGAGACAGATATTGAGGGGGCTAGAAATTCAGGCATAAAATCTGATCTTCTAGAAGGTGGCGGGGGGCTAACTCATACGGAAGACGAAATACGTCAGGCTATCCCCGACTTTATTATCAACGTCGGGCCAATAAGGGCTTAA
- a CDS encoding HAD-IIB family hydrolase codes for MHSSDKILPPEFSLPAVIDTVVCCDLDETYIPYADDNKIHGGVSELEAFMILFGEEKGLLLGWVTGTNLRSALRKTRGYISRSPHFVCCSLGTEFYWVEDGKLRPSASWAKRIERSGYRAENVSRIVEILLGKGVPLEKQPDDYQGTYKMSFYYPVRDQMKRDFQSISDLAERYSVRAVFTKCNPAAGDPANCYDVEFIPLCCGKDQAVLFLMEEKSLPKESVIAFGDSANDFAMFAQAGKGYLVANADRFAVEQYGSCLNKAYCHGILSVLQGELS; via the coding sequence ATGCATTCTTCAGATAAAATCCTTCCGCCTGAGTTTTCTCTGCCTGCCGTTATTGACACAGTCGTATGCTGCGATCTGGACGAAACTTATATCCCCTACGCGGACGATAATAAAATTCATGGTGGAGTATCTGAACTTGAGGCTTTCATGATCTTATTCGGGGAGGAAAAAGGCCTTCTGCTTGGATGGGTCACGGGCACAAATCTGCGATCTGCGCTCCGTAAGACCCGTGGCTATATTTCCCGGAGCCCGCATTTTGTGTGCTGCAGTCTGGGTACGGAATTTTACTGGGTTGAAGACGGCAAACTCCGCCCTTCGGCATCGTGGGCAAAGCGCATTGAGCGCTCAGGCTATCGCGCTGAAAATGTCAGCCGCATAGTAGAAATCCTGTTAGGTAAAGGCGTCCCACTGGAAAAGCAACCTGATGATTATCAGGGGACGTACAAGATGAGTTTTTACTATCCCGTTCGTGATCAGATGAAGCGCGATTTTCAGTCTATAAGCGACCTGGCCGAGCGATATAGCGTTCGTGCAGTTTTCACCAAGTGCAATCCGGCAGCCGGTGACCCGGCAAACTGTTACGACGTGGAATTTATTCCTCTTTGCTGCGGCAAAGATCAGGCAGTGCTTTTCCTTATGGAAGAAAAGTCGTTACCCAAGGAATCAGTTATTGCTTTTGGCGACAGCGCAAATGACTTTGCCATGTTTGCCCAAGCTGGCAAAGGCTATCTGGTAGCTAACGCTGACAGGTTCGCGGTAGAGCAATACGGAAGCTGTCTTAACAAGGCTTATTGCCACGGCATTCTCAGCGTCCTTCAGGGAGAATTATCATGA
- a CDS encoding Gfo/Idh/MocA family protein — protein sequence MIIGIVGCGGIAHAHVRALSLNRYVTGLAFYDINEENIRELSESSSLPVTCCQHLSQLAEISEGFIICTPNHLHVSLAEQVLSYRKIPFLCEKPLSTDLASAERLISAAPPASVISFNYRYNHVIEKIIQRRAANRLGEMHYFGAEFNKNSALTRNHITWRDSAQQSKSSGALGDLSCHLLDMFCLLGQGQIDIDALRTVKGTRVRFKQEKPVEVDDNGYVFGRSEQGAYFKIHASKSEEPDELGLHLHVIFDKGEIRYSTRNENTLFLTRFDSPGTEEVNIGAEKQLSDPARELPYWADSFIYMHRDWCEHLKNGTKSSLLAGLSAGLHIQQVIEAF from the coding sequence ATGATTATCGGTATTGTTGGCTGTGGAGGTATAGCGCATGCGCACGTCAGAGCGCTGTCGCTAAACAGATACGTAACTGGCCTGGCTTTTTACGATATTAACGAAGAAAACATACGCGAGCTCAGCGAGTCGTCCTCACTGCCGGTTACATGCTGCCAGCATCTCAGTCAGCTCGCGGAGATCAGTGAGGGGTTCATCATCTGTACACCGAATCATCTTCACGTCAGTCTTGCTGAACAGGTACTCAGCTACAGAAAAATCCCCTTTTTGTGTGAGAAGCCTCTTTCCACAGATCTTGCTTCAGCGGAGAGGTTAATATCCGCAGCTCCTCCGGCAAGTGTTATTTCATTCAATTACCGTTATAACCATGTTATTGAAAAAATAATTCAAAGGCGGGCCGCTAACAGACTCGGAGAAATGCATTACTTTGGTGCAGAATTTAACAAAAACTCCGCACTGACACGTAATCATATTACCTGGCGAGATTCAGCGCAGCAAAGCAAGAGCAGCGGAGCTCTGGGAGATCTTTCATGCCATCTTCTCGATATGTTCTGTCTGCTTGGGCAAGGACAAATCGACATTGATGCCCTCAGAACCGTTAAAGGTACCCGAGTAAGGTTTAAACAGGAAAAACCTGTTGAGGTGGATGATAACGGCTATGTGTTTGGCCGGTCAGAGCAGGGAGCCTATTTCAAGATTCATGCCAGCAAGTCAGAAGAGCCGGATGAACTCGGATTGCATCTTCATGTAATTTTTGACAAAGGCGAAATACGGTACTCTACACGCAATGAAAACACACTTTTCCTCACGCGTTTTGATAGCCCCGGGACAGAAGAAGTCAACATCGGTGCTGAAAAACAGCTCAGTGATCCCGCCCGCGAACTTCCGTACTGGGCTGATTCATTCATCTATATGCACAGAGACTGGTGTGAACACCTGAAAAATGGCACAAAGAGCTCCCTGCTCGCAGGGTTATCGGCAGGTTTGCATATTCAACAAGTTATAGAGGCTTTTTAA
- a CDS encoding aminotransferase class V-fold PLP-dependent enzyme, whose amino-acid sequence MQEITSLNMIFFSASEESEIHGRFREVCTAINSQNEDDGSSKVSFLPLSRLNNSSERKGCLEIIGEVISSGCFTSGPYIGHVESKLKELYEAHTCIATASGTDAIKIALKSVGVGPGDEVILPINSFAATENAVLAIGATPTFANIDRSYNINPSEIDRLRNKKTKAVLPVCLYGSTRNMHEVYLKSKESDIPVVIDAAQCFGIKSVMDNCDVMALSFNPFKNIGSFGKSGAIITRSPALAQLARQYSYHGFSEGKKNIKAQDWGLNSRMDNLQAATLSVKLGHFEMNSAKRCLLAARYHLLLKDLSAHVDLPSELVENTWHLYPIYLQNVNRDDLISFARQKGVEFDVYYPVLSHSGVHDFARKYPDKAQFRPSEQVHAALIHIPLHNHMSFREQDRVSEVLHAFFR is encoded by the coding sequence ATGCAAGAGATAACCTCATTAAATATGATTTTTTTCAGTGCATCAGAAGAATCTGAAATCCATGGGCGTTTCAGAGAGGTATGTACTGCAATAAACTCACAAAACGAGGATGACGGTTCCTCAAAGGTTTCTTTTCTTCCTCTTTCACGACTAAACAATTCTTCAGAGCGCAAGGGATGTCTGGAAATTATTGGTGAAGTTATCAGCAGTGGATGTTTTACAAGCGGACCATACATTGGCCATGTTGAAAGTAAATTAAAAGAACTGTATGAGGCCCATACCTGTATTGCCACAGCAAGCGGGACTGACGCAATAAAAATTGCGCTGAAGTCCGTAGGGGTTGGCCCGGGTGACGAAGTTATACTTCCGATTAATTCCTTTGCCGCGACAGAAAATGCTGTCTTGGCCATCGGAGCTACGCCGACATTTGCCAATATAGATCGATCCTATAATATCAATCCATCTGAAATTGACCGACTGCGGAACAAAAAAACCAAAGCCGTTCTGCCAGTATGTCTATACGGGTCTACCAGAAACATGCATGAGGTATATTTAAAATCTAAAGAATCAGATATACCTGTAGTGATTGATGCAGCACAGTGTTTCGGTATCAAATCTGTGATGGATAACTGCGACGTTATGGCTCTAAGCTTTAACCCTTTCAAGAATATTGGCTCATTTGGAAAATCAGGCGCAATTATCACACGTTCACCTGCATTGGCTCAGCTAGCAAGGCAATATTCTTATCACGGATTTTCAGAAGGGAAAAAGAACATCAAAGCGCAGGACTGGGGCCTGAACAGCCGGATGGATAATTTACAGGCCGCGACACTTAGCGTAAAACTCGGGCATTTCGAAATGAACTCAGCCAAACGGTGTTTACTGGCTGCCCGCTATCATCTGTTGTTGAAAGACCTCTCAGCACATGTTGATCTTCCCTCAGAACTGGTAGAGAACACTTGGCACCTCTATCCGATTTACCTGCAAAATGTAAATCGCGATGACCTCATCTCCTTTGCTCGCCAGAAGGGCGTGGAATTTGATGTTTACTATCCCGTTCTTTCACATTCGGGCGTTCACGATTTTGCCCGCAAATACCCGGATAAAGCGCAGTTCCGTCCGTCAGAGCAAGTCCATGCTGCGCTGATTCATATTCCTTTGCATAACCACATGTCCTTCAGAGAACAGGACCGTGTATCAGAGGTGCTTCATGCATTCTTCAGATAA
- a CDS encoding transporter substrate-binding domain-containing protein: MKQILFSRRLLAPALIASALLAALPAQAKEWKSITIATEGSYEPWNLTLPGGKLSGFEPELMADLCQRMQISCKLVVQNWDGMIAGMQAGKYDVIMDAIVITPDRKKVIDFTVPYASTPASFITRKGQLLPEATGPDATIKLHDDAKEIVPAIAALKQALKGKTIGIASGTVYTPFIDTYFKDVATVREYSASADAILDLQAERIDAVFDDVTFAESLLGKPENASLTFSGPKLSGPIWGEGEALGIRKSDGELKARLDVAIKAALADGTVKKLSQKWFKTDVTP, translated from the coding sequence ATGAAACAGATCCTCTTCTCACGCCGGTTGCTGGCCCCGGCCCTGATCGCCTCTGCCCTGCTGGCGGCGTTACCGGCTCAGGCCAAAGAGTGGAAATCCATCACCATCGCCACCGAGGGCAGCTATGAACCCTGGAACCTGACCCTGCCGGGCGGCAAGCTGAGCGGCTTTGAACCGGAGCTGATGGCTGACCTCTGCCAGCGTATGCAGATCAGCTGTAAGCTGGTGGTGCAGAACTGGGACGGCATGATCGCCGGGATGCAGGCGGGAAAATATGACGTGATTATGGACGCGATTGTGATCACCCCGGACCGTAAGAAAGTGATCGACTTTACCGTGCCTTACGCCTCCACCCCGGCCAGCTTTATCACCCGCAAGGGTCAACTGCTGCCGGAGGCCACCGGGCCGGACGCCACCATCAAACTGCATGATGACGCGAAAGAGATCGTCCCGGCGATTGCCGCGCTGAAGCAGGCGCTGAAGGGCAAAACCATCGGTATCGCCTCTGGTACCGTCTATACGCCGTTTATCGATACCTACTTTAAAGACGTTGCCACCGTGCGGGAATACAGCGCCTCCGCCGATGCGATCCTCGATCTTCAGGCAGAGCGTATTGATGCGGTCTTTGACGATGTCACCTTTGCCGAGTCACTGCTGGGCAAACCGGAGAACGCCAGCCTGACCTTTAGCGGACCAAAGCTGAGCGGGCCGATCTGGGGTGAGGGGGAAGCGCTGGGAATCCGTAAGAGCGATGGCGAACTGAAGGCCAGACTGGACGTGGCGATCAAGGCCGCGCTGGCCGACGGCACGGTTAAAAAATTAAGCCAGAAGTGGTTTAAGACCGACGTAACGCCATAA